One genomic region from Pecten maximus chromosome 5, xPecMax1.1, whole genome shotgun sequence encodes:
- the LOC117327825 gene encoding glycoprotein endo-alpha-1,2-mannosidase-like, giving the protein MVKFWSRKALLRIVIAAIIVCLIGTTVLMFYNVAEKGKRTLEKQLEKIKSPMENKDILAALRIEIDEQLEKIKHTESEINNLTMSGKKSYVNLVPKTTLNQPKQPVGDEKRSNEVRNINYNVHIFYYPWYGNPKTDGKYLHWNHPFLPHWNKNEAKKWPSGHHNPPDDIGANFYPELGPYSSKDPNVVRKHVKDMKYAGIGVMAVSWYPPGDADSEGEEPDNLMPMILDIAAEQGIKVAFHIEPYKGRDHLTMKKNLKYIIDTYGNHSAFYRRYHKEKDRMLPLYYIYDSYQVNAKLWADLFSPKGKMTVRDSELDGFFIGLLVEQQHKVHVFSAGFDGFYTYFATNGFTFGSSWDKWKDIQKFAKSHSKMFIPSVGPGYIDTNVRPWNAKNTRNRNSGNYYKSAFEAAFKIKPDIISITSFNEWHEGTQIEPAVSKNTGKYLYLDYGNKQSPRYYLDLTKEFTDRYLHM; this is encoded by the exons ATGGTTAAATTCTGGTCAAGGAAAGCATTGTTACGCATCGTAATAGCTGCTATTATTGTTTGCCTCATTGGGACtacagtgttgatgttttaCAATGTTGcagaaaaaggaaaaagaacATTAGAAAAACAActggaaaaaataaaatcacctATGGAAAACAAAGACATACTTGCAGCACTAAGAATAGAGATTGATGAacaattagaaaaaataaagcATACTGAATCagaaattaataatttgacGATGTCTGGAAAGAAGAGTTATGTCAATTTGGTGCCGAAAACAACATTGAATCAACCAAAGCAACCAGTTGGTGATGAAAAAAGAAGTAATGAGGTCAGGAATATCAACTATAATGTTCACATATTTTACTATCCTTGGTATGGAAATCCAAAAACTGATGGAAAATATTTACACTGGAATCATCCGTTTTTACCACACTGGAACAAAAATGAAGCAAAGAAATGGCCTTCTGGACATCATAATCCACCAGATGATATTGGAGCTAACTTTTATCCAGAGCTTGGACCCTACAGCTCCAAAGATCCAAATGTAGTGAGGAAACATGTAAAAGACATGAAATATGCTGGTATAG GTGTAATGGCTGTATCATGGTACCCTCCAGGGGATGCAGATTCCGAAGGAGAGGAGCCTGACAATCTCATGCCAATGATCTTAGATATTGCAGCAGAACAAGGAATTAAG gttgCGTTTCACATCGAGCCATATAAAGGTCGTGATCATTTGACAATGAAAAAGAACTTAAAATACATAATAGATACATATGGAAACCACTCTGCCTTTTATCGACGGTACCACAAGGAAAAGGATAGGATGCTTCCTTTGTATTACATCTACGACTCCTATCAAGTAAACGCTAAACTCTGGGCTGATCTGTTTAGTCCTAAGGGCAAGATGACAGTAAGAGATAGTGAACTTGATGGATTTTTTATTGGTTTGCTGGTTGAACAACAACACAAGGTACATGTCTTTTCTGCGGGTTTTGATGGATTTTATACCTACTTTGCAACCAATGGCTTCACATTCGGTAGTAGCTGGGATAAGTGGAAAGATATTCAAAAGTTTGCAAAATCACATTCAAAGATGTTCATTCCAAGTGTTGGACCAGGTTACATTGACACAAATGTTCGACCATGGAATGCTAAAAACACCCGTAATAGAAATTCTGGTAATTACTATAAATCAGCGTTTGAAGCTGCCTTTAAGATTAAGCCAGATATCATATCAATTACCTCTTTCAATGAGTGGCATGAAGGTACACAGATAGAACCAGCAGTGTCCAAGAATACTGGCAAATATTTGTACCTAGACTATGGAAATAAGCAGAGTCCTCGTTACTATCTGGATCTGACGAAGGAGTTCACTGACAGATATTTGCACATGTAA